One Opisthocomus hoazin isolate bOpiHoa1 chromosome 25, bOpiHoa1.hap1, whole genome shotgun sequence DNA window includes the following coding sequences:
- the DCLRE1B gene encoding 5' exonuclease Apollo → MSGTVIAGTPIAVDCWSVRRAAGARLFFLSHMHSDHTAGLSSTWSRPLYCSPLTARLLHRRLQVPTHWIRPLEVGQSHALGEEVTVTLLDSNHCPGSVMFLFEGAFGTILYTGDFRYSSAMQGEPALRGRHIDRLYLDNTHCHPHRSLPSRQHATRQAARLIRAHPQHHVVVGVYSLGKETLLVDLAVEFSTWVVVSPWRLEQMRLLELPDVFTTEEGAGWIRAVDVAEIRWDTLVSWNMLHPTIAIVPTGRPVKATHPNIHPIPYSDHSSFSELCEFVKWLKPCSVIPIVRGSMCQAYFQKYLSSAPQALPDLEIPKPVQESVQQPSKRKGREPMCLLKRAAQHSVPRGVVYESPEKYTEKSEECMGVTVPPPICCESALCSKEGCTSCHTDKEKGKEEQSGEQPGAARAASAVCQAAASDEHFPTGFAEQFLLTPLNVLKQNSSQKFDKLVEDFFRRGEAS, encoded by the exons ATGAGCGGGACGGTGATCGCCGGGACGCCCATCGCCGTGGACTGCTGGAGCGTGCGGCGCGCGGCCGGCGCGCGCCTCTTCTTCCTGTCGCACATGCACTCGGACCACACGGCCGGGCTGTCCAGCACCTGGAGCCGCCCACTCTACTGCTCCCCGCTTACCGCCCGCCTGCTGCACCGCCGCCTCCAG gTGCCAACACACTGGATCCGGCCGCTGGAGGTGGGGCAGAGCCACGCGCTGGGCGAGGAGGTGACGGTGACGCTGCTCGACTCCAACCACTGCCCCGGCTCTGTCATGTTCCTCTTTGAGGGCGCCTTCGGCACCATCCTCTACACAG GGGACTTCCGCTACTCGAGTGCCATGCAGGGCGagccagcgctgaggggccgccACATCGACCGCCTCTACCTGGACAACACCCACTGCCACCCGCACCGGTCCCTGCCCTCGCGCCAGCACGCCACGCGCCAGGCCGCCCGCCTTATCCGTGCGCACCCGCAGCACCACGTCGTTGTCG GTGTGTacagcctggggaaggagacgCTGCTGGTGGACCTGGCCGTGGAGTTCAGCACCTGGGTTGTGGTGAGCCCCTGGCGCCTGGAGCAGAtgcggctgctggagctgcccgaTGTGTTCACCACTGAGGAGGGGGCCGGCTGGATCCGTGCCGTGGATGTTGCCGAGATCCGCTGGGATACCCTGGTCAGCTGGAACATGTTGCACCCTACCATTGCCATTGTCCCTACTGGCAGGCCTGTGAAGGCCACCCACCCCAACATCCACCCCATTCCGTACTCGGATCACTCATCCTTTTCAGAGCTGTGCGAGTTTGTGAAGTGGCTGAAGCCTTGCTCGGTCATTCCAATCGTGAGGGGCAGCATGTGCCAGGCTTACTTTCAGAAATATCTAAGTTCTGCCCCCCAGGCACTTCCTGACCTCGAAATCCCAAAGCCTGTGCAAGAGTCTGTACAGCAGCCAAGCAAGAGGAAGGGGCGGGAACCCATGTGTCTCTTGAAAAGAGCTGCTCAGCATTCTGTGCCCCGAGGAGTTGTTTATGAGTCCCCAGAGAAATACACTGAGAAATCGGAAGAGTGCATGGGTGTTACGGTTCCTCCACCGATCTGCTGCGAGTCAGCTTTGTGCTCGAAAGAAGGTTGCACTTCTTGTCACACGGacaaggagaaagggaaggaagagcAGAGTGGTGAACAGCcaggagcagcaagagctgctagCGCTGTTTGCCAGGCAGCTGCTTCTGATGAGCACTTTCCGACTGGATTTGCAGAGCAGTTTTTACTCACTCCCTTAAATGTCCTGAAGCAGAATTCCTCACAGAAATTTGACAAGCTGGTAGAAGATTTCTTTAGGAGGGGAGAAGCGTCCTGA
- the HIPK1 gene encoding homeodomain-interacting protein kinase 1 isoform X2, whose protein sequence is MASQLQVFSPPSVSSSAFCSAKKLKVEPSVWDVSGQSSSDKYYTHSKNLPAAQGQASSSHQVANFSIPAYDQNLLLPAPSVEHIVVTAADSTGSSATASFQNSQTLTHRSNVSLLEPYQKCGLKRKSEEVDSNGSVQIIEEHPPLMLQNRPAVGAAATTTTVTTKSSSSSGEGDYQLVQHEILCSMTNSYEVLEFLGRGTFGQVAKCWKRSTKEIVAIKILKNHPSYARQGQIEVSILSRLSSENADEYNFVRSYECFQHKNHTCLVFEMLEQNLYDFLKQNKFSPLPLKYIRPILQQVATALMKLKSLGLIHADLKPENIMLVDPARQPYRVKVIDFGSASHVSKAVCSTYLQSRYYRAPEIILGLPFCEAIDMWSLGCVIAELFLGWPLYPGASEYDQIRYISQTQGLPAEYLLSAGTKTSRFFNRDPNLGYPLWRLKTPEEHELETGIKSKEARKYIFNCLDDMAQVNMSTDLEGTDMLAEKADRREYIDLLKKMLTIDADKRITPLKTLNHPFVTMTHLLDFPHSNHVKSCFQNMEICKRRVNMYDTVNQIKSPFTTHVAPNTSTNLTMSFNNQLNTVHNQASVLASNSTAAATLSLANSDVSLLNYQSALYPSSAAPVAGVAQQSVSLQPGTTQICTQTDPFQQTFIVCPPAFQTGLQATTKHSGFPVRMENAVPIVPQAPAAQPLQIQSGVLTQGSCTPLMVATLHPQVATITPQYAVPFTLNCAAGRPALVEQTAAVLAWPGGTQQILLPSTWQQLPGVALHNSVQPAAVIPETIGGSQQLADWRNAHSHGSQYSTLMQQPSLLTNHVTLATAQPLNVGVAHVVRQQQSSNVPAKKNKQPAPSAAKPSSTLETVPPQVYSLIGSSPLRSTSSSSNVLIPVQEQHQPIVIPDTPSPPVSVITIRSDTDEEEDSKYKPASLGMKQRSNVISYVTVNDSPDSDSSLNSPYATDPLSSLRSTGGALELPSRAAADSSSSRTIIVPPLKTQLNDCIVATQASGILSSTSKTKPVASVSGQSSGCCITPTGYRSHRVVTNGVQPLNLSQNQQTTVLASQERSGNAVPRRQQAYVAPLTSTISQAPYTFQHSSPVHPHLAAATANAHLSSQPHMYTYAPTTAATLGSTTSIAHLFSPQGSSRHTTYAAHPSTLVHQVPVSVGPSLLTSANVPPAQYQHQFAPQSYIGASRGSAIYTGYPLSPTKINQYSYL, encoded by the exons ATGGCCTCACAGCTGCAGGTGTTCTCCCCTCCGTCAGTATCCTCGAGTGCCTTCTGCAGTGCCAAGAAGCTGAAAGTGGAGCCCTCTGTCTGGGATGTTTCAGGACAGAGCAGTAGCGACAAGTATTATACCCACAGCAAAAACCTCCCAGCGGCTCAAGGGCAAGCAAGCTCCTCTCATCAGGTAGCCAACTTCAGCATCCCTGCTTACGATCAGAacctccttctccctgctccctcagTTGAGCACATTGTGGTTACAGCAGCcgacagcacaggcagcagtgCAACGGCATCCTTCCAGAACAGCCAAACCCTAACGCATAGGAGCAACGTTTCTTTACTGGAACCGTACCAAAAATGtggattaaaaaggaaaagtgaagaGGTTGACAGCAACGGTAGTGTGCAGATAATTGAGGAACATCCACCTCTCATGCTGCAAAACAGACCTGCGGTGGGTGCTGCGGCCACGACCACCACGGTAACCACCAAAAGCAGCAGTTCCAGTGGTGAAGGGGATTATCAGCTGGTCCAGCATGAGATCTTGTGCTCTATGACAAACAGCTACGAGGTCCTGGAGTTCCTGGGCCGAGGGACGTTTGGGCAGGTGGCGAAATGCTGGAAACGTAGCACGAAGGAGATTGTAGCTATCAAAATCCTGAAGAACCATCCTTCCTATGCTAGGCAGGGCCAGATAGAGGTGAGCATCCTCTCTCGCCTGAGCAGTGAGAATGCTGACGAATATAACTTTGTTCGCTCCTACGAGTGCTTTCAACACAAGAATCATACATGCCTTGTATTTGAGATGCTAGAACAGAACTTATATGATTTCTTAAAGCAAAATAAGTTCAGTCCGTTGCCCCTGAAATACATCCGGCCAATTCTGCAGCAAGTGGCTACTGCCTTGATGAAGTTGAAGAGCCTGGGTTTGATACATGCCGATTTGAAACCAGAAAACATCATGTTGGTGGATCCTGCGCGCCAGCCCTACAGAGTGAAAGTGATAGACTTCGGTTCAGCCAGCCACGTGTCTAAAGCAGTGTGCTCCACTTACTTGCAGTCGCGCTATTACAG AGCGCCTGAAATCATACTGGGTCTACCGTTCTGTGAAGCTATTGACATGTGGTCACTGGGCTGTGTTATAGCGGAGCTGTTCCTAGGCTGGCCTCTGTATCCAGGAGCATCTGAGTATGATCAG atTCGTTATATTTCACAAACTCAAGGCCTTCCAGCAGAGTATCTTCTCAGTGCGGGAACGAAAACAAGCAGGTTTTTTAACAGAGATCCAAATTTGGGATATCCACTGTGGAGGTTAAAG ACCCCAGAAGAACATGAGTTGGAGACAGGAATAAAATCAAAAGAAGCTCGGAAATATATATTCAACTGTTTGGATGATATGGCGCAG GTGAATATGTCTACAGACTTAGAAGGGACTGACATGTTGGCAGAGAAGGCTGACCGAAGGGAATATATTGATTTGTTGAAGAAAATGCTAACAATTGATGCAGATAAGAGAATTACTCCACTGAAGACTTTGAACCATCCATTTGTTACAATGACACATCTACTGGATTTCCCACACAGTAATCA TGTGAAATCTTGCTTTCAGAATATGGAGATCTGCAAGCGAAGAGTTAATATGTATGATACAGTGAATCAGATTAAGAGCCCATTCACAACTCACGTTGCTCCTAATACAAGCACAAATCTGACAATGAGCTTTAACAACCAGCTCAATACAGTACACAATCAG GCCAGTGTATTGGCTTCCAATTCTACTGCTGCTGCTACTCTTTCGCTGGCAAACTCGGATGTCTCACTGCTAAACTATCAGTCTGCTTTGTATCCATCATCTGCAGCACCGGTTGCAGGAGTGGCCCAGCAGAGTGTTTCCTTGCAGCCTGGAACCACGCAGATCTGCACGCAGACTGACCCATTCCAGCAGACGTTCATAGTTTGTCCCCCTGCTTTTCAAA CTGGACTTCAGGCAACTACAAAGCATTCTGGGTTCCCAGTAAGGATGGAGAACGCTGTCCCAATTGTACCACAAGCACCTGCAGCACAGCCACTGCAGATCCAGTCTGGAGTTCTCACAcag GGAAGCTGTACACCACTAATGGTAGCAACTCTTCATCCTCAAGTAGCCACCATCACGCCGCAGTATGCGGTCCCCTTTACTCTGAACTGCGCAGCCGGCCGGCCAGCGCTAGTAGAACAGACGGCTGCAGTACTG GCCTGGCCGGGGGGAACCCAGCAGATACTGCTTCCTTCCacctggcagcagctcccaggggtTGCTTTGCACAACTCTGTTCAGCCAGCAGCTGTGATTCCGGAGACGATCGGCGGCAGCCAGCAATTAGCTGACTGGAG GAATGCACATTCCCATGGAAGTCAGTATAGCACTCTCATGCAACAGCCGTCACTACTGACCAACCACGTGACATTAGCTACAGCGCAGCCTCTGAATGTTGGAGTTGCTCATGTTGTtaggcagcagcaaagcagcaatgTTCCAGCAAAGAAGAACAAGCAGCCAGCACCAAGCGCAGCCAA GCCCAGCTCGACTCTAGAGACTGTGCCCCCCCAAGTTTACTCACTCATTGGGAGCAGTCCTCTGCgctccacctcctcctcttccaacgTGCTCATCCCAGTGCAGGAGCAGCACCAGCCCATTGTGATCCCTGACACTCCAAGCCCACCTGTCAGTGTCATCACCATTCGCAGCGACACTGATGAGGAAGAGGACAGCAAATACAAACCTGCCAG TTTGGGTATGAAGCAGAGGTCCAATGTCATCAGCTACGTTACTGTTAATGACTCCCCTGATTCCGACTCCTCCCTGAACAGCCCCTATGCCACAGACCCGCTTTCCTCTCTCAGGAGTACAGGTGGTGCCCTGGAGCTgccgagcagagcagcagctgacagCTCCAGCTCTCGGACTATCATTGTGCCGCCACTGAAAACACAGCTCAATGACTGCATTGTAGCTACCCAAGCTTCAG GCATCCTGAGTAGCACCAGTAAGACCAAGCCAGTGGCCTCTGTGAGTGGGCAGTCATCAGGATGCTGTATAACACCTACCGGGTACCGCTCACACCGCGTGGTGACAAATGGTGTGCAGCCTCTCAATCTCAGCCAG aaccagcaaacaacagtgctGGCCTCACAGGAGAGAAGTGGAAATGCTGTCCCACGTAGGCAGCAAGCTTATGTGGCACCCCTCACGTCAACTATTTCTCAGGCTCCCTACACGTTTCAGCACAGCAGCCCAGTGCACCCCCACTTGGCAGCAGCAACGGCAAATGCCCACCTGTCCAGCCAGCCACACATGTACACTTATGCTCCAACCACTGCTGCGACGCTGGGCTCCACCACCTCCATTGCccacctcttctcccctcagggcTCTTCGCGGCACACCACGTACGCTGCCCACCCTAGCACACTCGTCCACCAGGTCCCTGTGAGTGTTGGTCCGAGTCTGCTGACTTCTGCAAATGTTCCGCCTGCCCAGTACCAACACCAGTTTGCTCCCCAGTCCTATATTGGTGCTTCCAGAGGATCTGCTATTTACACTGGATATCCGCTGAGCCCTACAAAGATCAACCAGTACTCCTACTTGTAG
- the HIPK1 gene encoding homeodomain-interacting protein kinase 1 isoform X1, with translation MASQLQVFSPPSVSSSAFCSAKKLKVEPSVWDVSGQSSSDKYYTHSKNLPAAQGQASSSHQVANFSIPAYDQNLLLPAPSVEHIVVTAADSTGSSATASFQNSQTLTHRSNVSLLEPYQKCGLKRKSEEVDSNGSVQIIEEHPPLMLQNRPAVGAAATTTTVTTKSSSSSGEGDYQLVQHEILCSMTNSYEVLEFLGRGTFGQVAKCWKRSTKEIVAIKILKNHPSYARQGQIEVSILSRLSSENADEYNFVRSYECFQHKNHTCLVFEMLEQNLYDFLKQNKFSPLPLKYIRPILQQVATALMKLKSLGLIHADLKPENIMLVDPARQPYRVKVIDFGSASHVSKAVCSTYLQSRYYRAPEIILGLPFCEAIDMWSLGCVIAELFLGWPLYPGASEYDQIRYISQTQGLPAEYLLSAGTKTSRFFNRDPNLGYPLWRLKTPEEHELETGIKSKEARKYIFNCLDDMAQVNMSTDLEGTDMLAEKADRREYIDLLKKMLTIDADKRITPLKTLNHPFVTMTHLLDFPHSNHVKSCFQNMEICKRRVNMYDTVNQIKSPFTTHVAPNTSTNLTMSFNNQLNTVHNQASVLASNSTAAATLSLANSDVSLLNYQSALYPSSAAPVAGVAQQSVSLQPGTTQICTQTDPFQQTFIVCPPAFQTGLQATTKHSGFPVRMENAVPIVPQAPAAQPLQIQSGVLTQGSCTPLMVATLHPQVATITPQYAVPFTLNCAAGRPALVEQTAAVLQAWPGGTQQILLPSTWQQLPGVALHNSVQPAAVIPETIGGSQQLADWRNAHSHGSQYSTLMQQPSLLTNHVTLATAQPLNVGVAHVVRQQQSSNVPAKKNKQPAPSAAKPSSTLETVPPQVYSLIGSSPLRSTSSSSNVLIPVQEQHQPIVIPDTPSPPVSVITIRSDTDEEEDSKYKPASLGMKQRSNVISYVTVNDSPDSDSSLNSPYATDPLSSLRSTGGALELPSRAAADSSSSRTIIVPPLKTQLNDCIVATQASGILSSTSKTKPVASVSGQSSGCCITPTGYRSHRVVTNGVQPLNLSQNQQTTVLASQERSGNAVPRRQQAYVAPLTSTISQAPYTFQHSSPVHPHLAAATANAHLSSQPHMYTYAPTTAATLGSTTSIAHLFSPQGSSRHTTYAAHPSTLVHQVPVSVGPSLLTSANVPPAQYQHQFAPQSYIGASRGSAIYTGYPLSPTKINQYSYL, from the exons ATGGCCTCACAGCTGCAGGTGTTCTCCCCTCCGTCAGTATCCTCGAGTGCCTTCTGCAGTGCCAAGAAGCTGAAAGTGGAGCCCTCTGTCTGGGATGTTTCAGGACAGAGCAGTAGCGACAAGTATTATACCCACAGCAAAAACCTCCCAGCGGCTCAAGGGCAAGCAAGCTCCTCTCATCAGGTAGCCAACTTCAGCATCCCTGCTTACGATCAGAacctccttctccctgctccctcagTTGAGCACATTGTGGTTACAGCAGCcgacagcacaggcagcagtgCAACGGCATCCTTCCAGAACAGCCAAACCCTAACGCATAGGAGCAACGTTTCTTTACTGGAACCGTACCAAAAATGtggattaaaaaggaaaagtgaagaGGTTGACAGCAACGGTAGTGTGCAGATAATTGAGGAACATCCACCTCTCATGCTGCAAAACAGACCTGCGGTGGGTGCTGCGGCCACGACCACCACGGTAACCACCAAAAGCAGCAGTTCCAGTGGTGAAGGGGATTATCAGCTGGTCCAGCATGAGATCTTGTGCTCTATGACAAACAGCTACGAGGTCCTGGAGTTCCTGGGCCGAGGGACGTTTGGGCAGGTGGCGAAATGCTGGAAACGTAGCACGAAGGAGATTGTAGCTATCAAAATCCTGAAGAACCATCCTTCCTATGCTAGGCAGGGCCAGATAGAGGTGAGCATCCTCTCTCGCCTGAGCAGTGAGAATGCTGACGAATATAACTTTGTTCGCTCCTACGAGTGCTTTCAACACAAGAATCATACATGCCTTGTATTTGAGATGCTAGAACAGAACTTATATGATTTCTTAAAGCAAAATAAGTTCAGTCCGTTGCCCCTGAAATACATCCGGCCAATTCTGCAGCAAGTGGCTACTGCCTTGATGAAGTTGAAGAGCCTGGGTTTGATACATGCCGATTTGAAACCAGAAAACATCATGTTGGTGGATCCTGCGCGCCAGCCCTACAGAGTGAAAGTGATAGACTTCGGTTCAGCCAGCCACGTGTCTAAAGCAGTGTGCTCCACTTACTTGCAGTCGCGCTATTACAG AGCGCCTGAAATCATACTGGGTCTACCGTTCTGTGAAGCTATTGACATGTGGTCACTGGGCTGTGTTATAGCGGAGCTGTTCCTAGGCTGGCCTCTGTATCCAGGAGCATCTGAGTATGATCAG atTCGTTATATTTCACAAACTCAAGGCCTTCCAGCAGAGTATCTTCTCAGTGCGGGAACGAAAACAAGCAGGTTTTTTAACAGAGATCCAAATTTGGGATATCCACTGTGGAGGTTAAAG ACCCCAGAAGAACATGAGTTGGAGACAGGAATAAAATCAAAAGAAGCTCGGAAATATATATTCAACTGTTTGGATGATATGGCGCAG GTGAATATGTCTACAGACTTAGAAGGGACTGACATGTTGGCAGAGAAGGCTGACCGAAGGGAATATATTGATTTGTTGAAGAAAATGCTAACAATTGATGCAGATAAGAGAATTACTCCACTGAAGACTTTGAACCATCCATTTGTTACAATGACACATCTACTGGATTTCCCACACAGTAATCA TGTGAAATCTTGCTTTCAGAATATGGAGATCTGCAAGCGAAGAGTTAATATGTATGATACAGTGAATCAGATTAAGAGCCCATTCACAACTCACGTTGCTCCTAATACAAGCACAAATCTGACAATGAGCTTTAACAACCAGCTCAATACAGTACACAATCAG GCCAGTGTATTGGCTTCCAATTCTACTGCTGCTGCTACTCTTTCGCTGGCAAACTCGGATGTCTCACTGCTAAACTATCAGTCTGCTTTGTATCCATCATCTGCAGCACCGGTTGCAGGAGTGGCCCAGCAGAGTGTTTCCTTGCAGCCTGGAACCACGCAGATCTGCACGCAGACTGACCCATTCCAGCAGACGTTCATAGTTTGTCCCCCTGCTTTTCAAA CTGGACTTCAGGCAACTACAAAGCATTCTGGGTTCCCAGTAAGGATGGAGAACGCTGTCCCAATTGTACCACAAGCACCTGCAGCACAGCCACTGCAGATCCAGTCTGGAGTTCTCACAcag GGAAGCTGTACACCACTAATGGTAGCAACTCTTCATCCTCAAGTAGCCACCATCACGCCGCAGTATGCGGTCCCCTTTACTCTGAACTGCGCAGCCGGCCGGCCAGCGCTAGTAGAACAGACGGCTGCAGTACTG CAGGCCTGGCCGGGGGGAACCCAGCAGATACTGCTTCCTTCCacctggcagcagctcccaggggtTGCTTTGCACAACTCTGTTCAGCCAGCAGCTGTGATTCCGGAGACGATCGGCGGCAGCCAGCAATTAGCTGACTGGAG GAATGCACATTCCCATGGAAGTCAGTATAGCACTCTCATGCAACAGCCGTCACTACTGACCAACCACGTGACATTAGCTACAGCGCAGCCTCTGAATGTTGGAGTTGCTCATGTTGTtaggcagcagcaaagcagcaatgTTCCAGCAAAGAAGAACAAGCAGCCAGCACCAAGCGCAGCCAA GCCCAGCTCGACTCTAGAGACTGTGCCCCCCCAAGTTTACTCACTCATTGGGAGCAGTCCTCTGCgctccacctcctcctcttccaacgTGCTCATCCCAGTGCAGGAGCAGCACCAGCCCATTGTGATCCCTGACACTCCAAGCCCACCTGTCAGTGTCATCACCATTCGCAGCGACACTGATGAGGAAGAGGACAGCAAATACAAACCTGCCAG TTTGGGTATGAAGCAGAGGTCCAATGTCATCAGCTACGTTACTGTTAATGACTCCCCTGATTCCGACTCCTCCCTGAACAGCCCCTATGCCACAGACCCGCTTTCCTCTCTCAGGAGTACAGGTGGTGCCCTGGAGCTgccgagcagagcagcagctgacagCTCCAGCTCTCGGACTATCATTGTGCCGCCACTGAAAACACAGCTCAATGACTGCATTGTAGCTACCCAAGCTTCAG GCATCCTGAGTAGCACCAGTAAGACCAAGCCAGTGGCCTCTGTGAGTGGGCAGTCATCAGGATGCTGTATAACACCTACCGGGTACCGCTCACACCGCGTGGTGACAAATGGTGTGCAGCCTCTCAATCTCAGCCAG aaccagcaaacaacagtgctGGCCTCACAGGAGAGAAGTGGAAATGCTGTCCCACGTAGGCAGCAAGCTTATGTGGCACCCCTCACGTCAACTATTTCTCAGGCTCCCTACACGTTTCAGCACAGCAGCCCAGTGCACCCCCACTTGGCAGCAGCAACGGCAAATGCCCACCTGTCCAGCCAGCCACACATGTACACTTATGCTCCAACCACTGCTGCGACGCTGGGCTCCACCACCTCCATTGCccacctcttctcccctcagggcTCTTCGCGGCACACCACGTACGCTGCCCACCCTAGCACACTCGTCCACCAGGTCCCTGTGAGTGTTGGTCCGAGTCTGCTGACTTCTGCAAATGTTCCGCCTGCCCAGTACCAACACCAGTTTGCTCCCCAGTCCTATATTGGTGCTTCCAGAGGATCTGCTATTTACACTGGATATCCGCTGAGCCCTACAAAGATCAACCAGTACTCCTACTTGTAG
- the OLFML3 gene encoding olfactomedin-like protein 3 — MAPWRCLLLLPLLAAALRAQQQQFMEYVERRLTLLEERISQWHDQSSRYSTELRDFKNQVLGMLEAAEKEREVMRSEAESAAVRMDRLEREVDYLETQNPAPPCVEVDETLMEKQVATAKQRKNEKYTKLTDCSDTIASVRAMKILKRFGSISGLWTKDAAGNSEKIYVFDGTANDTVYVFPRMREFTLFSATRKAARIKLPYPWVGTGHLVYDGHLYYIRQQGPFQVIKFNLANKTVVDSSVFPAEEQIPVFGLSPFTYIEVAADEEGLWAIYATKEDEKNICLAKLDPTSLDIEQMWDTPCPRENAEGAFVVCGALHVVYNTRLPSRSRVQCVFDVSGTLAPEDASLVYFPKRYGSHSSMKYSPRERQIYAWDDGYQIIYRMEMKKKLEV, encoded by the exons atgGCGCCGTGgcgctgcctgctgctcctgccgctCCTCGCCGCGGCCCTGCgcgcccagcagcagcagttcaTGGAGTACGTGGAGCGGCGGCTCACCCTCCTGGAG GAGAGGATCTCGCAGTGGCACGACCAGAGCAGCCGCTACTCCACGGAGCTGCGGGACTTCAAGAACCAGGTGCTGGGGATGCTCGAGGCAgcggagaaggagagggaggtgatgcGGTCGGAGGCGGAGAGCGCAGCCGTGCGCATGGACCGCCTGGAGCGCGAGGTGGACTACCTGGAGACACAGAATCCCGCACCACCCTGCGTGGAGGTGGACGAGACGCTGATGGAGAAGCAGGTCGCCACAGCCAAGCAGAGGAAGAACGAGAAATACACCAAGCTGACAG ACTGCAGCGACACCATCGCGAGCGTCAGAGCCATGAAGATCTTGAAGCGTTTCGGCAGCATCTCGGGGCTCTGGACCAAGGATGCTGCAGGGAACTCTGAGAAGATCTACGTCTTCGACGGCACTGCCAACGACACAGTGTACGTCTTCCCCCGCATGCGGGAGTTCACCCTCTTCTCTGCCACCCGCAAGGCCGCCCGCATCAAGCTGCCTTACCCCTGGGTGGGCACTGGGCACCTCGTCTACGACGGGCACCTCTACTACATCCGCCAGCAGGGCCCCTTCCAGGTGATCAAGTTCAACCTGGCCAACAAGACGGTGGTGGACAGCTCAGTGTTCCCAGCCGAGGAGCAGATCCCTGTCTTCGGGCTCTCCCCCTTCACCTACATTGAGGTGGCGGCCGACGAGGAGGGGCTCTGGGCCATCTACGCCACCAAGGAGGACGAGAAGAACATCTGCCTGGCCAAGCTTGACCCCACCTCGCTGGACATCGAGCAGATGTGGGACACGCCATGCCCGCGGGAGAATGCTGAGGGTGCGTTCGTGGTGTGCGGGGCACTGCACGTGGTCTACAACACCCGCCTGCCCAGCCGCTCGCGTGTGCAGTGCGTCTTCGACGTCAGCGGCACGCTGGCCCCCGAGGACGCTTCCCTCGTCTACTTCCCCAAGCGCTATGGCTCCCACTCCAGCATGAAGTACAGCCCCCGGGAGAGGCAGATCTACGCTTGGGATGACGGCTACCAGATCATCTACCGCATGGAGATGAAGAAGAAGCTGGAGGTCTGA